Proteins encoded by one window of Candidatus Endowatersipora endosymbiont of Watersipora subatra:
- a CDS encoding Fe(3+) ABC transporter substrate-binding protein encodes MNFLIKTSLKILTLTLSTLNPIASFADNFVNIYSYRQPALLKPLLDAFTVQTGVNTRILFAKKGLGQRINSEGENSPADVLLTVDIGRLEAAKTQGITQPVYSDIIVANIPPQYRDPDNHWFGVTTRARIIYASKERVQQDSITYEELADPKWKGRICTRSGQHVYSIGLIASMVAHFGETKTTKWLKGVKNNLARKPTGNDRSQVKAIYSGECDIALGNTYYMGKMQTNTKEPEQKKWASSVKLLFPNAKDRGTHVNLSGMVMAKYAPHIENAKKLMEFLSSAKAQHVYGSANYEYPVNPDIAADERTSSWGILKADSLSLSDIAKNRKTASELVDKIGFDNGPLL; translated from the coding sequence ATGAACTTTCTTATCAAAACCTCTCTCAAAATACTCACTTTAACTCTATCAACACTCAATCCTATTGCATCATTTGCTGATAATTTTGTCAATATTTATTCTTACCGTCAACCAGCTCTCTTAAAGCCCCTGTTAGATGCTTTCACAGTTCAGACTGGCGTTAATACAAGGATTCTCTTCGCTAAAAAAGGATTAGGTCAGCGTATTAACTCTGAAGGCGAGAATTCTCCTGCCGATGTTCTTTTGACTGTTGATATTGGGCGCTTAGAAGCAGCTAAGACACAAGGTATTACACAACCCGTCTACAGCGATATCATCGTAGCTAATATCCCTCCTCAGTATCGTGATCCGGATAACCACTGGTTCGGGGTAACTACCCGTGCCCGTATCATCTATGCATCAAAAGAAAGAGTACAACAAGATAGCATAACCTATGAAGAACTGGCTGATCCTAAATGGAAAGGGCGAATTTGCACTCGGTCCGGCCAACATGTCTATTCAATAGGCTTGATTGCATCTATGGTTGCTCATTTCGGTGAGACAAAAACTACAAAGTGGTTGAAGGGTGTTAAAAATAACTTAGCGCGCAAGCCTACTGGTAATGACCGTTCACAAGTAAAAGCGATCTATTCTGGTGAATGTGATATTGCTCTTGGTAATACCTATTACATGGGAAAAATGCAAACTAACACAAAAGAACCTGAACAGAAAAAATGGGCATCTTCTGTAAAATTATTGTTCCCTAATGCCAAAGATCGTGGCACTCATGTTAATCTTTCAGGTATGGTGATGGCAAAATATGCACCTCATATAGAAAATGCTAAGAAACTGATGGAGTTTCTTTCTAGCGCTAAAGCACAGCATGTTTATGGTTCTGCAAACTATGAGTATCCAGTTAATCCGGATATTGCTGCTGATGAACGAACATCATCTTGGGGAATACTAAAAGCTGATTCTCTGTCTCTTTCTGATATTGCAAAGAACAGAAAAACAGCTTCTGAATTAGTCGACAAAATCGGTTTTGATAATGGACCATTATTATGA
- the tsaE gene encoding tRNA (adenosine(37)-N6)-threonylcarbamoyltransferase complex ATPase subunit type 1 TsaE, producing the protein MNQFCLTVRCFSEYETIELAKKVSFLLKSGDIVALDGEIGSGKTFFTRSIIQHSIHKAQEVSVPSPTFTMIQSYSGLVPFGNLIHADLYRLSNPKELEELGLLEGDYKGVVMIEWSKNGIGYLPHFNLIISIEYGEKERERIFHIEGSKSRIEKISF; encoded by the coding sequence ATGAACCAATTTTGTCTTACAGTTAGATGTTTCAGCGAATACGAAACAATAGAACTGGCAAAAAAAGTTTCCTTCTTACTCAAATCCGGTGATATAGTTGCTCTGGATGGCGAGATAGGATCAGGAAAAACCTTCTTCACACGTTCTATTATTCAACACTCCATACACAAAGCCCAAGAAGTCTCTGTCCCTAGTCCGACATTTACAATGATTCAATCATATTCTGGTCTAGTCCCTTTTGGAAACCTAATCCATGCGGATCTCTATCGTTTATCTAATCCTAAAGAATTAGAAGAACTGGGACTCCTAGAAGGGGATTATAAAGGAGTTGTGATGATTGAATGGTCCAAAAACGGTATTGGGTACCTTCCTCATTTTAACTTGATCATTTCTATTGAATATGGAGAAAAAGAGCGAGAAAGGATTTTTCATATCGAAGGCTCCAAGAGCAGGATAGAAAAAATAAGCTTCTAA
- the ahcY gene encoding adenosylhomocysteinase: MNHYDYIVKDINLADFGRKEIQIAENEMPGLIALRKEFSVEKPLKGARIAGSLHMTIQTAVLIETLVHLGADVRWSSCNIFSTQDHAAAAIAAAGIPVFAIKGETLREYWDYADRIFDFSDDGANMILDDGGDVTLYILIGSRVEEGQTHLIQRPKSEEEEAFFAQIEKRLSERPGWFVSQRDRIKGVSEETTTGVRRLYHLEKNGHLPFPAINVNDSVTKSKFDNKYGCKESLVDGIRRATDTMLAGKVAIVCGYGDVGKGSAASLCGAGMRVKVTEIDPICALQASMDGFEVTSLEESISSVDIVITATGNKDVVRIEHMRELKDMAIVGNIGHFDNEIQVSALKNYKWTNIKEQVDMIDLPNGRRIILLSEGRLLNLGNANGHPSFVMSTSFTNQVLAQIELWLKGDKYKNKIYMLPKELDEKVASLHLDKIGARLTRLSNEQADYLGIGIQGPFKPNHYRY; encoded by the coding sequence ATGAACCATTATGATTATATTGTCAAAGATATTAACCTTGCGGATTTTGGTCGTAAGGAAATTCAGATTGCTGAAAACGAAATGCCGGGTCTTATAGCCTTGCGTAAAGAATTTAGCGTAGAAAAACCTCTTAAGGGGGCCCGTATTGCTGGTTCGTTACACATGACTATTCAGACAGCTGTTTTAATTGAAACGTTGGTACATCTAGGTGCAGACGTAAGATGGTCTTCATGTAATATTTTTTCAACACAGGATCATGCTGCTGCGGCAATAGCTGCTGCTGGTATACCTGTATTTGCTATTAAGGGTGAAACATTAAGAGAATATTGGGATTATGCCGATAGGATTTTTGATTTTAGCGACGATGGTGCTAACATGATCCTTGATGATGGTGGTGATGTAACCCTTTATATCTTGATTGGTTCTCGTGTAGAAGAAGGTCAGACTCATCTGATTCAGCGACCAAAATCTGAAGAAGAGGAAGCTTTTTTTGCTCAGATCGAAAAGCGTTTATCTGAAAGACCAGGATGGTTTGTTAGTCAGCGTGATCGAATTAAGGGTGTTTCGGAAGAAACCACAACTGGTGTGCGTCGTCTTTATCATCTTGAAAAAAACGGTCATTTGCCATTTCCCGCTATTAATGTGAACGATTCTGTCACTAAATCAAAATTTGATAACAAATATGGCTGCAAAGAATCTCTGGTTGACGGAATTCGTCGTGCAACTGATACTATGCTTGCTGGCAAAGTCGCTATAGTTTGTGGTTACGGAGATGTTGGTAAGGGATCAGCAGCCTCACTATGTGGTGCAGGGATGCGGGTAAAAGTTACTGAAATTGATCCAATTTGTGCTTTACAAGCATCAATGGATGGATTTGAAGTTACATCACTAGAAGAATCAATATCTTCTGTGGACATCGTCATTACTGCAACTGGAAACAAGGATGTCGTGCGCATTGAGCATATGCGAGAATTGAAAGACATGGCAATTGTTGGCAACATTGGTCATTTTGATAATGAAATTCAAGTATCGGCACTAAAAAATTATAAGTGGACTAATATTAAAGAACAAGTTGATATGATTGATCTTCCCAATGGTAGGCGGATCATTCTTCTATCAGAAGGGCGATTGCTTAATTTAGGTAATGCTAATGGCCATCCTTCCTTTGTTATGTCAACCTCTTTTACAAATCAGGTTCTAGCCCAGATCGAACTTTGGTTAAAAGGTGATAAGTATAAAAACAAAATCTACATGTTGCCCAAGGAGTTAGATGAAAAAGTTGCTTCCTTGCATCTTGATAAGATTGGTGCCAGATTAACAAGACTTTCTAATGAACAAGCAGACTACCTTGGTATAGGAATACAAGGTCCTTTTAAACCAAACCACTATCGCTATTAA
- the yidC gene encoding membrane protein insertase YidC has protein sequence MDSQRNFLIAAMLSLAIIFLWQEFIINFRQDHDTKIEKSETIDKDELNTIEKYDDLLSKNSAALTISTSSKNQNETLETRRVVFKSEKLEGTINLRGARIDDLHLSDYRETIDSDSPTIRLLKPFSDREAYFAEFGWSSETVYGALPGPSTNWTQISKGHLTPENPLILEYANEKSLTFRRMIELDNRYMFSVTDTVLNDGPSPASLKSYGRIARYGEPKVSGIYVLHEGMIGLIGDQNLDEIDYEDIQDDRRITKDSANAGWLGITDKYWAAVLVPGQAFVGRYNYYKNNRPFYQTDFISDWIMVPSGGALTISNKLFAGAKKVDIIDRYEVNENIDGLSYLIDWGSFYFLTKPLFYIIDYFFKLFGNFGVAILIVTVLLKILFFPLANKSYVSMANMKKMQPEMTSIRKRFSGDMVSLQKAMMELYKKEKINPAAGCWPVLIQIPVFFALYKVIYITLEMRHAPFFGWIRDLSAPDPTSLFNLFGLLHYDLPLFLMIGVWPLLMGMTLFIQMQMNPMPPDRTQQMIFKWMPVVFTFMLATFPSGLVIYWAWNNFLSIIQQGTIMKRQGTKIELWDNLKGLMRKKTDSY, from the coding sequence ATGGATAGTCAACGTAATTTTCTTATTGCTGCAATGTTATCGTTAGCCATTATTTTTTTGTGGCAAGAATTTATCATAAATTTTCGTCAGGATCACGATACAAAAATCGAAAAGAGTGAGACGATTGATAAGGATGAGCTTAATACAATTGAAAAATATGATGATTTACTGTCTAAAAACAGCGCTGCTCTCACTATATCGACATCTTCTAAGAATCAGAATGAGACTCTGGAAACAAGACGAGTTGTTTTTAAATCTGAGAAGTTAGAAGGTACGATCAACCTGAGAGGGGCCCGTATTGATGATCTACACCTTAGCGATTATCGTGAGACTATTGATTCTGATAGTCCTACCATTCGCTTGTTAAAGCCATTTTCAGATAGAGAGGCTTACTTTGCAGAATTTGGCTGGTCTTCGGAAACAGTTTATGGGGCGTTGCCCGGACCTTCAACAAACTGGACTCAGATTTCAAAAGGTCATCTTACTCCGGAAAACCCGCTTATTTTAGAATATGCTAATGAAAAATCACTCACATTTCGTCGTATGATTGAACTCGATAATAGATATATGTTTTCTGTTACAGATACAGTTTTAAATGATGGTCCATCACCAGCTTCTTTGAAATCCTATGGCCGTATCGCTCGATATGGTGAACCTAAGGTTTCAGGAATCTATGTTTTGCATGAAGGAATGATTGGTCTAATTGGAGATCAAAATCTTGATGAAATTGATTATGAGGATATCCAAGATGATAGGAGGATTACTAAAGACTCAGCTAATGCGGGTTGGCTCGGTATTACCGATAAGTACTGGGCAGCTGTACTTGTGCCTGGTCAAGCTTTTGTCGGTCGTTACAATTATTATAAAAACAATCGTCCTTTCTATCAAACGGATTTTATTTCTGATTGGATTATGGTACCTAGTGGAGGGGCTTTAACAATTTCTAATAAATTATTTGCCGGGGCGAAAAAAGTCGATATCATCGATCGCTATGAAGTCAACGAAAATATAGACGGTCTCTCATACCTAATTGACTGGGGCTCTTTCTATTTTTTGACTAAACCTCTCTTTTACATTATTGACTACTTCTTTAAACTCTTTGGTAATTTTGGTGTAGCTATTCTGATAGTCACTGTGCTTTTGAAAATTTTGTTTTTTCCTCTAGCCAATAAATCTTATGTCTCAATGGCAAATATGAAAAAAATGCAGCCGGAAATGACTTCAATTCGCAAACGATTTTCAGGTGATATGGTATCGCTGCAAAAAGCAATGATGGAACTCTATAAAAAAGAAAAAATAAATCCAGCAGCGGGTTGTTGGCCTGTCCTCATTCAGATTCCTGTTTTCTTTGCGCTCTACAAGGTCATTTACATCACCTTGGAAATGCGTCATGCTCCTTTCTTTGGATGGATACGAGATTTATCCGCTCCTGATCCCACTTCTCTCTTCAACCTTTTCGGATTATTACACTATGATTTACCTCTCTTCTTGATGATTGGTGTATGGCCATTATTGATGGGAATGACCCTTTTTATTCAAATGCAAATGAACCCAATGCCACCAGATAGAACCCAGCAAATGATTTTTAAATGGATGCCGGTTGTTTTCACATTTATGTTGGCAACTTTTCCTTCGGGTCTTGTCATCTATTGGGCTTGGAATAATTTTCTTTCAATAATCCAGCAAGGCACGATTATGAAACGTCAGGGTACGAAGATTGAGTTATGGGATAATCTTAAGGGACTTATGAGAAAAAAAACAGATTCTTACTGA
- the rnpA gene encoding ribonuclease P protein component, protein MDVKDSAPDSDIQVKAFRFKLMSLKKRKDFLEIRNGVRSHNRAFVLQMVQRSRCISKSKGLAIIREDPHVFRIGYTITKKIGNSVDRNRIRRRLREAMVCFFSHKGNCSEFSGFDCVLIAKREAMTMSFLVLNKEIDRALHFCVKKAVSHSSFPKRGKPDSANKVIKR, encoded by the coding sequence ATGGACGTAAAAGACTCAGCGCCTGATAGTGATATTCAAGTCAAGGCTTTTCGCTTTAAGCTGATGAGTTTGAAGAAGCGGAAAGACTTTTTAGAAATACGAAATGGAGTGCGCTCACATAATCGTGCTTTTGTTTTACAAATGGTTCAACGATCAAGGTGTATATCTAAGAGTAAGGGACTTGCGATTATAAGAGAGGATCCTCATGTTTTTAGAATCGGTTACACGATTACTAAAAAGATTGGTAATTCTGTTGACCGAAATCGTATCCGTCGTCGCTTGCGTGAAGCAATGGTTTGTTTTTTTTCACATAAAGGAAATTGCTCTGAATTTTCTGGTTTCGATTGTGTTTTGATTGCGAAGCGTGAAGCAATGACCATGTCTTTCTTGGTTTTGAATAAAGAAATTGATCGTGCATTGCACTTCTGTGTTAAGAAGGCCGTTTCACATTCTTCATTTCCTAAGCGAGGTAAACCAGATTCAGCTAATAAAGTAATAAAGCGTTAA
- the rpmH gene encoding 50S ribosomal protein L34, whose product MKRTYQPSNLVRKRRHGFRSRMSKAPGRRVIGRRRNHGRKRLSA is encoded by the coding sequence ATGAAACGTACCTATCAACCCAGTAATTTGGTTCGCAAAAGGCGTCACGGATTTCGTTCTCGTATGTCAAAAGCACCAGGGCGCCGGGTAATCGGACGTCGCCGCAACCATGGACGTAAAAGACTCAGCGCCTGA
- the metK gene encoding methionine adenosyltransferase, whose translation MPRNNYLFTSESVSEGHPDKVSDRISDEIVDLFFTRAIADGMDPWEVRVAAETLTTTNRIVIAGETRGPASLSNDEIEQVSRDAIKDIGYEQDGFHWKHSTIEVLLHGQSEDIARGVDSRIGKEEGAGDQGIMFGYACHETPDLMPAPIYYSHLILKNLAKARKNGSIPELGPDAKSQVTVAYEHGKPVRATSIVLSTQHLDETMESSDVQNLIEPAILDSLPEGWISDETEWHVNPTGKFVLGGPDSDAGLTGRKIIVDTYGGAAPHGGGAFSGKDSTKVDRSAAYAARYLAKNVVAAGLAERCTIQLAYAIGISKPLSIYVDTDGTGVVDAHIIEKILEKEMDLSPRGIRKHLQLNRPIYARTAAYGHFGRKPDKDGGFSWEKTDLVDSLRLAIRF comes from the coding sequence ATGCCTCGAAATAATTACCTATTCACTTCTGAGTCTGTCTCTGAGGGACACCCGGATAAAGTTTCTGATCGCATCTCAGATGAAATAGTAGATTTATTTTTTACTCGTGCGATTGCAGATGGAATGGATCCTTGGGAAGTTAGAGTCGCTGCTGAAACCTTGACAACAACTAATCGTATTGTCATTGCTGGTGAAACGCGTGGTCCTGCCTCTCTTTCAAATGATGAGATTGAACAAGTTTCTCGCGATGCAATCAAAGATATAGGTTATGAGCAGGATGGGTTCCATTGGAAGCATTCTACTATTGAGGTTTTGCTTCATGGTCAGTCTGAAGATATTGCTCGCGGCGTAGATTCTCGAATCGGTAAAGAAGAGGGTGCAGGTGATCAAGGTATTATGTTCGGATATGCATGTCATGAAACCCCTGATCTAATGCCTGCTCCGATTTATTACAGTCACTTAATTTTAAAAAATCTTGCGAAAGCACGAAAAAATGGATCTATTCCTGAGTTGGGACCAGATGCAAAAAGTCAAGTCACAGTTGCATATGAACATGGTAAGCCAGTTCGTGCTACTTCTATTGTTCTTTCCACTCAACATCTTGATGAGACAATGGAATCTTCTGATGTACAGAATTTAATAGAACCAGCAATTCTTGATTCCCTCCCTGAAGGTTGGATCTCGGATGAAACAGAGTGGCATGTAAATCCTACCGGGAAGTTCGTTCTTGGTGGACCTGATAGCGATGCGGGTTTAACAGGACGAAAAATTATTGTTGATACTTATGGTGGTGCCGCACCTCATGGTGGTGGAGCGTTTTCAGGCAAAGATTCAACAAAAGTTGATCGATCAGCAGCTTATGCTGCACGGTATCTAGCAAAAAATGTTGTTGCCGCAGGTCTAGCTGAGCGATGTACAATACAATTAGCCTATGCTATCGGCATTTCAAAGCCGCTTTCTATCTATGTTGATACTGATGGAACAGGAGTTGTTGACGCTCATATCATCGAGAAGATTCTTGAAAAAGAAATGGATTTATCCCCCCGAGGTATCCGGAAACACCTGCAGCTTAATCGACCAATTTATGCTCGTACGGCTGCCTATGGGCATTTCGGCAGGAAACCTGATAAGGATGGTGGATTTTCTTGGGAAAAAACTGATTTAGTTGATTCTTTGAGGTTAGCCATTCGATTCTGA
- a CDS encoding iron ABC transporter permease encodes MRTMISLWKSYSLLSSFLVSFILVVVTIPFATFIFFASKGSEDTWPHLLKYVIPQATIQTMLLLIFVAIGTGFIGTGTAWLVTLCQFPGRKYFQWILILPIAVPSYIAAYSMVEILDYSGPVQSFIRTIGGYSRSQDYWFPDIRSLFGAGLMLSFILYPYVYMACRIVFSMQGSSALDACRSLGAGSIRAFFQIGLPMARPAIASGVTLAMMETLNDIGAVELLGVKTLTYAVFETWFNRDSLSGAMQLTILILIIIAVLISVERTARSKRSYTPNQNERHPGQIQMSPLKQMISVVACLFPIFIGLGIPIYVLIQYAGHRLDGFWEIELYSAAWNSFWIASLTAFLTTLMAYIFLLSYRLTSKPGIFFARKIAELGYTFPGTILAIGLLVPFAAFDNYLDHIMQIRFGISSGLIISGSGILIIYACSLRFFAIACGTLESGFSRISLNIDMTARTLGSTPIQLGFQIHTPIMARALGVASFLVFVDTMKDLSSTLLLRPFNFQTLSTLVYERSSQGVPEEAAIAALMIVFIGLIPVILLSDIDSIKRSV; translated from the coding sequence ATGAGGACCATGATCAGTTTATGGAAATCTTATTCCCTCTTATCATCTTTTTTGGTTAGCTTTATACTGGTCGTTGTTACTATCCCTTTTGCAACATTTATTTTCTTTGCATCAAAGGGATCAGAAGATACATGGCCTCATTTGCTGAAATATGTTATTCCACAAGCAACAATTCAAACGATGCTTCTCCTTATTTTTGTTGCTATCGGAACAGGCTTTATCGGTACTGGTACAGCTTGGTTAGTTACACTGTGTCAATTTCCTGGTCGAAAATATTTTCAATGGATTCTCATATTACCGATCGCCGTTCCTAGTTACATTGCTGCATATAGTATGGTAGAAATACTGGACTATAGTGGCCCAGTGCAATCTTTTATTCGAACAATTGGTGGTTATAGCAGGAGTCAAGATTATTGGTTTCCTGATATTCGTTCGTTGTTCGGAGCAGGCTTGATGTTAAGTTTTATTCTATATCCTTATGTATATATGGCCTGTAGAATAGTTTTTTCGATGCAGGGATCCTCAGCACTGGATGCTTGTAGAAGTCTTGGTGCCGGCTCCATACGTGCATTCTTTCAAATTGGCTTACCTATGGCCCGTCCTGCTATAGCTTCTGGTGTGACATTAGCCATGATGGAAACCTTAAATGATATAGGTGCGGTTGAACTTCTTGGTGTCAAGACACTAACATATGCAGTTTTTGAAACCTGGTTCAACCGGGATAGTCTGTCCGGTGCTATGCAATTGACGATTCTAATTCTGATCATTATTGCGGTATTGATTTCCGTTGAACGCACAGCTCGGAGCAAGCGTTCTTATACTCCAAATCAAAACGAAAGACATCCTGGTCAAATCCAAATGTCTCCATTGAAACAGATGATCTCAGTCGTTGCTTGTCTTTTTCCTATTTTCATAGGGTTGGGTATACCTATCTATGTATTGATCCAATATGCTGGACACCGCTTGGATGGGTTTTGGGAGATTGAATTATATAGTGCGGCATGGAATAGTTTCTGGATAGCCAGCTTAACGGCTTTCTTGACAACTTTGATGGCCTACATCTTTTTGCTCAGTTATCGGTTGACATCAAAGCCAGGCATTTTCTTTGCACGAAAAATAGCGGAATTAGGATATACTTTTCCAGGCACAATCCTTGCAATTGGACTGCTAGTCCCTTTTGCAGCTTTTGATAACTATTTAGATCATATTATGCAGATACGCTTCGGTATTTCAAGCGGACTAATAATAAGCGGCTCGGGCATTCTTATCATATATGCATGTTCATTACGTTTTTTCGCAATTGCCTGTGGAACCTTAGAAAGTGGATTCAGCCGAATTTCCTTAAATATAGATATGACAGCTCGCACGCTTGGAAGTACTCCTATCCAACTTGGATTTCAAATACATACACCTATTATGGCAAGAGCCCTAGGAGTAGCGAGCTTTCTAGTTTTCGTAGACACAATGAAAGACTTATCATCTACATTGCTTCTACGCCCTTTTAACTTCCAGACACTTTCAACTTTAGTTTATGAGCGTTCATCTCAAGGAGTACCAGAAGAAGCGGCCATAGCGGCACTTATGATTGTTTTTATTGGATTGATACCTGTGATACTGCTTTCTGACATTGATTCAATAAAAAGATCAGTTTAA